In the Camarhynchus parvulus chromosome 12, STF_HiC, whole genome shotgun sequence genome, CCCCACATTATCCCTTGATATTCCCCCCACAGTCTCACACACACGTTCTTCCATCCTCCCACATCCTGCTCCATGTTCCCTACAACCCCTCCAGCCCCCATATCTCCCTtcccacccttccatcctccctgcatccccccccagcctcctcaccccccagccccacatccccccaCACCCTGCATGCTGCATCCCCTCCACATCCCTCAGTGTCAGCCCCTCCCACACCCTGTATCCTTCCACAGCACTTGCATCCCTACTCCTGCATCATCCCACATCCCCCACACACCTCACAGCCCCCATACTTCCTCTTGCATCCCCCCACATCCCCCTCCATTCCCCATCAAagctccccatcccactgaaCTCCCCCATCCACATCCCCACTCCATCCCCTCCGCACTTCCCACCCCCTGGAGGGAAAAAGGCAGCATCAGCTCTGTGCTTTAGGGGTTTTTGTGACAAGTGCCCACAGAGCATTGCTctaggatgattttttttcttccagaagggcagagcaggcctcccctgcctgcaggtgtggggcaggagtCAGGGCAAGGCCACGGCCCCGCAGCGGGGCAGCCccgcgcccccagccccgccctgGCCCAGCGAGAGCTGCCTCTGAATATTCAAACACCCGTGGCATTCATCTCCAAACCCCCTGGCTCCGTGCAGCCATATTTAAATTGACATTGATGAAAAAGCAGAACTTTTCTCAGGTTTCTTGGAGATGCTTCATAAAAAGGGGATTTAGGATGTTTGCAATGGAAACTCACCTTAAAAGGACTTTTGTTAAGAAAACCATCAAAACGTTTGCTGATTACCTGTGACCCGAGTAGCAGTCAAACATGGAAGGACCCACTTTTCCAGCTTTCAATCCACACCCTTCTACTTTGTTTGCAGAGAAAACACATGCTGTTCTACCTATACAGGTGTAATTAAAATGTGGAGTTTCCCAGTGTGGATGCATTTCTCCCAGAACGAATGTGCATGGTAATACAGCTTATTTACACACAGACAGAGAGCAACCATCAGGTGTACTAGCTACAAATATCATTTACTGGCTCCAGAATTACACAGCAGTGGCAAATCACCCTCGtagcttttccagcagctttggGGTGCTGCCGAGTGAGATCACtcccacaggcagagcagggctctgaggagAAGCGGCAGCACGGAACGAAATCATCCAGGCCTTCCCCGGGGCTCCTgctggctgagcagctctgcGGGAATCGCCCATCGCAGCCCAGCCGCACCACGCGGGCTCCtcacagctgggaaaggcaaTTAGAAAGTGAAATTATGCTGCACTGTCCAAAATTACCCATCAGCGCGAAACCTGTGTGCAGGTGAGGCCTGCTGTGATTTCCTCGCGGTCACTCATGGGCCAGCCAGGTTTATCGGTGCTGGTCAGggggagccccagccctgcttttaAGTGCGCTGGTATATTATCGAGCACATTTGGAAGGGCTGTCACTGACGGCCGGTGGCATTTATCCTCGCTTTTCAAACCCAATCAGAGAATCTCGGgatggcttgggctggaagggacatcAGAGATCCTGCCGTTccacccctgccgtgggcagggaccccCATCCCTCTGAGCgcccctctctgctggctcccagctgctgccactccGGCCTGCCCAGCGAGCAGCCGACCTGGAGAGGCTGCGGGAAATGAAATTTTGACAGAAACTAATGCATGAAATCGTTAAAAATAATCGAAATATGTGTGCGTGACTGTACGTACATATACATATTACAAGAAAACGCAAgccaaaccaaccaacaaagAAATCCCATCAGTCAGGTATATTGTCCGATAATTCTAACAGGCTTTTTCCTTGCCTGAGAAGACTCTGGGTTTCGTTAGCGTCGCCGAGGAGGCGAGAGGGCTCCTCAGCCCGGCTCGCACCCTCTCGGGGCTGTAAGCGGCTCCTGCCGAAGCAGAAATGTGTCATTAAAGCCGCGAGCAAAGCGCTgcggggcaggggctgggcgGGAGCCGCTGAGCCGGGGGTGCCGCGGGGATGTCACCGGCAGCGCCCCCGCAGCGCTCCGTGCCCGGGCGGGACCCGCTGCTGCCCCGCGGGGAGGCCCCGCACGGGCTCAGCTCCACGCGGTGCGTGCGGGGCTCTCGGGCATCTGCCGGGGCGAGAGAAGCTCCGCCCGAGCCCCCTCGGAGGTTTTCCTGCCGCGGCACAACCAGAAGAACGTTTACCTGTGTGTCCTGCCCCGGCACCGCCGTGCGCGGACAGAGCGGCCGGACCCCGCTCGGCCCCGGCTCGGCAGAAACGCGGCTTCACCAAAGCATCCCCAACCCTCTCTCGGCTGTCTACGAGGGAAAAACACAGATCAAAAAAACTTAGTCCATTTAATGATTCGTGTGCTGGAAAAACCCCATCACCTTATGGTCTGAGAAAATACAATCGCTTCTCCGTCACTTGCtcagctgtgaaaagaaaatattaacattCTCTAGCGAAGGCGCTAGCACCGAGTGAAGCCCAGCTGTTCCAGCCCCGTGTGTGACACCGGTGACGAACGCAGCCTGTCGTCCTGTTAATTTAGCTTAATGTACCAGCCAGTCtctcttttaattaaaaccGGGTGCTGCTCCCGTGCGCTCTGAAAGCACCAGAAACAGCAGCCAGAGGTGACAGGGAAGTGACAAAGCCACACGCCCAGCGTGTCCTGACCGCGCCGAAGGGTCCCGCAAACCCCGGCTCTgccagccccgccgccgcttTCCCTCTTCCCAGCGTCCGTCCTCATCCTCGGGttaaaaaaaacactttcaATCAATTGCTTCGTTAAATACCTAAGTCATTTCAGTGTAAGAATACGAGGTTGTTTCCTGTTTACCCAGCACTGGCTGTGTCCTCTACTGCTCATCCCGGGGGCTGATTTAACCCGGGCTGGATCCAGGGCACGTCCCGAGCCGGGCCGTGGTGGGCAGCGGGGCCGGAGCCGTGGAGAGAGAAACGAGGAGAACTGGGAACGACCGGCGTGAGTTCAGCGCAGATTCACCTCGAGGGCTCCTCCGCCGGCGATGCGGGGCGATCTGGGGCTAAAGCCCGGCgatgctgtccctgtgctccgCTCCCGCCGGGCCGCGCTCTCCGCACCCGGAGCCCGGGCTGAGCCTCCCGGAGCCGCTGGCCCGGACAGGGGTCCCGCACCGCCGCCCGCCGGCCCTGAGCGCGCCCCGccggggcagaggggcagagacGAGCCCCGAGCCGAGAGCGCTAATTACCGCCGTTAATTACCGCCGTTAATGGGGAGGCGGCCCCGCAGCAGCGGCTCAGCCCGGGGCTATCCCGCCGCTTCCCGGCCCTCGCTCTCCGCCTCTCGCTCTTCCCTGcgctgctgcttttttcttttattttcttttcttttttttcttagcagaaTAGCAGTAATTGCATGTCTCGGTGGATGCTCTGTAATTTAACATCCCAACGGAAAACGTGGAGAAGAGACTCGgggaaaacaagtgaaaaaataaaccaaaatttaaaaacccccacCCGAACAACAAAGCGCCACGATTTCATACTAGGATTTTTGCTGCTACATCGCAGCAGCAATgaagagtttttttaaaaagtaccaTTCAGGATGCGCAGTGCAGAACTTAATCAACCTTCGGTCACCAActaaggtatttttaaaatccgAAAGCATCCGAATTTGACCAAGGGAAGGCCGAGGGTCTGGCCTCTCCCGGCCACGGACAGCCGAACCGTCTCGAAAAACGATGTGAGAATTCTCCCGGTACCACTGCTCTTTGCACTTTCTCTGTAGCTCTGCCTGGAACATGGTTTTGAATCTCTAATCTACCTCcgtgggaaaaaaaaaaacaacaaaacaacaaatttttaaaaaatcaaccccaaagcATTACTCTACTCAGAGCAATAGTTCATAAAATACTTTattgaaataaagtaaatatCTTCGCATTAATAAAACTGAtcataaaatgcagttttcGAATAACTAGGGGCACCACAGGGTTTTAGACAGCGAGTAGATGTGGATGGTGGGATCCAGTGTCCTGCTGGCGCCTCGGGCCGTGGCACAGCACAGCGGCCGTGGCGCAGCGCGGCGCTCCGCGGGCGCGGAGGGGGCCGGGGGAGGCCGGCGTGCGGCCAAAGCGTCCGAACGTCCCGAGGCCGAAGGCGGCCGCAGCCACGGTCCGAGCTGCCCTCCATCCTCTCAGGATCCTCGCCCCCCTCACTCCTCCTGGCTGACCTCGGCCGGCGAGCCCAGGCTCTCGGGCGGCTTCTCGGCGTCCCGGGCGCGCTCCTGCTCCGAGAGCTGCTCGCTGCTGGGGATCGAGTTCTTCTTCGGGCGGCCCTTGGGCTTGGTGGGGGACTCCAGGCCGCCCCCCTGCAACACCTGCGAGGCGAGGAGGGAGCGGAGGAAGGGCACACCCCGGCAAGGCCGAGCTGCCCCTCTCTGGCCCGCCCGCCGGCGGGAAGCGGCAGGTCCGGTCCGCTCGGGCTGCCCCGGGGGCCGAGCGGTACCACGGGAGCGCTCGGACAGGACGGGGAGGGACGGCCGGCCGGAGCCCAGGAGATGCTGGACCGGGGACACGGTGTTAAAGACCAGGGGCATATTATTATTACCGTCATCGTCATCATTACTATTCTAATCATCCTTAACGTTATCGTTAAATGTGCCAGGGCCGAGATGCAGAAGGACGAAGCCCGCAGGGCAGGGCTCGAACGCGACACGGCGCGCCCAGGGGAAGGACTGTTAATGAGGGGCACTTactattttcttccatttcatgCGCCTGTTCTGGTACCAGGTTTTCACCTGGAGCTGGCTGAGCCCCAGCGATTCGGCCAGGTCTATTCTGCGGGCGAGAGAGAGAGGAGGTCAGGCCGGCAGCTTTCGTCTCGGATGGCAGCTTCCCGACTTTTTCCAGCAAAATGAGCCCCGTCCCGTGGCGTGGCGCCCCGGGTCCGAGGTCGGCCGTGGCCTACCTGTCGGGCGTGGAGAGGTATTTCTGCTTCTCGAAGCGCTTCTCCAGCCCCATGAGCTGCAGCTCGGTGAAGACGGTGCGGCTGCGGCGGCCCTTCTTGGCCTTGCCCGGCTCCGGGGGGCCCGGCTCCAGCTTCCCGCGGAGGTGCAGCTCCAGCGGGAGATGCGGCGAGGCGGAGCCGCCCTGCAGCCCCGAGCCGGCGGCCAGCAGCGCCGagcccagccccgagcagccCAGGGGAGCCAGCGGGAACTTAAACACGGCGGCCGGCTCCGCCTTCAGCACCGCTGCGGGAGAGAGCGGCGGTCAGCGGCGGGCAGGGCCCCGCGGGGCTGAGGGCGCCTCGGCTGCCCGGGGAGCAGCCGCTGCAAGGAGCCCCGGGCCCTTCTCCTCCGTCCTCGGCACCGCCGCGGGCCCtgagccccccggccccgccaccTCCACCGTTTTACCCTTCGACCGGCACATGCTAATCACGGAGTTACTTGGTGGTTACAAGTGAAATTAACTCAAACCAACCCAAAAGCGATCCCCTCGGTGTCACCCAACAGCTGCCGGACCCGGCTGAACTCGGCCACCAGCGTGGGCGGGCACGGTCCCAGGATTCCCTTCCTAGGAGTTTTCAGGGTATTTTCGACCGGATAATAATTTCTATCCCACTCCGTGAAGAGCAGCCTATGAAGGAGCGCCCGGGAAGAGGACAGCGAGCCATCCCCGAGAACGCTGCTCCAGCGGGCTGGGGCCGCCGCTCGGCCGGCTCGATTCAATTCTCCCCGATCCGGCCCGGCTCTGCTCGGCTCGAAtcctcggcccggcccggcccgcctGGGTCCCTCCCTACgcccccgctccgctcccgggCCTGcgggtgggctgggggctgcggTCCCGCTCGGCCCGGCCTCCCCGCCAGCGACACGCGAGCGAGCTCGGCACCGGGCAAAGGGCTTCGGGGCAGTCTCTGCGAGGTCTTCTCCTCGGCCTGCCTGAAATCGCCTCCCTTCCTACAGGGCCCGATTCACTCCCACCTATCCCTGCAGAACCGAGCCCTGAGGGTGTAAAGAGCCTTTTATCTGATCCGCTATTCCGAGCAGTTCTGAATAGTTCATCCTGAAAATAATACTAATTTCTAGATATTCTAACGGATGCTGCTCCCTTGCTCAGGGGTTTGAcgctttcctctttttctcttaatCGCAGAAAATGAGATTGGGATACTCCTTTTCTGTTCGGGTCAATGGATGAAGAGCTACGGCTCTGCAGCTGAAGATGGCTTGCGAAGTGAAAGCTTTCGCTACCATCTGTTTAAATATCGgcctttaaaatatattaagtaATATCCTTCAAAATGCATTAAACACTACCgttaataaaactaaaaaaaaaaaaaaacaaaccaaccaaccaaacaaacaaacaaaaaaaaccaacaaaaccaaacacccaaaaagaaaaaagaaaaaaggaaaaagaaaaagaacagcaaaaaactcccccaaacaaaaaaaccaataaCAATTACAAttacaaaacccccaaacctatTTGAATATGTTAATAAACTGCATTTGTCCTGGATGCTATATCTGACTGGACAGAGAATGCTGGCACcccttttaaaagaaaaacccaaacatgtaTTATAATATGGACAATAATGTTATgctatattattattatataaacatagcatatatttatatactatatataatatctctggtttttttttgtttacacGTAAGTCGGGTTTCCAGCTAAATCTGTGACCGCAGGGCCTCTGGCCGCCCCTCGCAGCCACGCGCAGACCCCGCTGCTcggctccagcagctctcacctCATCGAAAAACACGGGGGAAAACCCCAGAACAAAACTATCGACAACAACCTTCTTCCCTGCAATCCAAACGCCATTCTGTGCAGACGCGGCTGGAGCCGCAGAGCCGCTTTCTTCGCTTTTAGGCCCCAAACTCCCGGCTGCTCCCGGCTGGAGCGCCCAGGCACGGCGGGAGCCGGCGGGGATGCGCACGGCCGGCAGAGCCCGCGGCAACTTTTGTAGGCAGAATTCCTAAGTTTTTCTCCGAGGAACCCGACTCCCAAAGGCGCTGGAGACCACCGGCGGGCGCTGCCTCCCCGCCTGCCGCCCCCAGCCGCCCCCCAGCCGCGGGGAGGCCCCCGGGACGTACCGAGGTGGTTGTGGTAGGGCCGGGCGGAGAGCAGCGCCTGCACCCCGAACTTGAGCAGCTCCCCGGCCGGCGCGGCCCCCTTGGCGTCCGGAGGGTCGGTGAGGATCTCCTCGATCATGAAGCTGCGGTAGCGGTGGGAGCGGTGGTCGGGGAAGGCTTCGGCCGGGAAGTAGCGCGCGGCGCCCAATTCCAGCGGGTGCTGCATCCTCGCCGCCCCCGGGGCGCGGGGGGACCCCCGGCCGCCAGGGCCGCCCTAGCGCAGCCCCCCGGCCGGCAGCCGGGCAGCGGGGGCTCTGCCCAtcgccccgccgccccctcccctgGCCCTGCGCGGCGGCCCGGAGCCGTCCCCGCCGCCTGCACACGGGGCGCGGCACCGGGCAGCGTCTGTCTCTCCGCCCCGGGACAGCAGCGGCGGCCTATTATacggccgggcccggcggggccgtCAGCGCGGCGGGGGAGGGCGCGGGAGGGGCCGCGGAGGAAGGaaggggccggggcgggcgaGTACCTGCGGCGGGGGTTACAGCCCAGCGTTTGATCCCCCGCCATATAAAGCAAATTACCCGTTCTGCTCGCTGCGGGAGAGCAGACACCCAAACAGCCGCTGGCCCCTTCGAAGCCCCGGCTCCGGTCCCAGTCCCGGCCTAATTCTCATgaccatccctgtccctgtccccggctccagccccatccccgtCCCCGTCGCCATATCCATATGCATCGCCATCCCCGTTCCCGTCCCCACAGCAATCTTCCGTCCCTTTCCCATTCCCGTCACAGCCTTCgtccccctccccatcctttCCCCCGACGGGCTAACCGCGGCTCTGGGGCTCCTCGGCCGACGGAGGCGGACAGGGAGCCGCACGGACCCTGGGGCCCATCCTCTCGGCCCGGCCCGCACGTTCCTGCCTGCCGCACTCGGAGGCGCTCGGAGcccgcggggcagccccggggcggTGGCCGGGGCCCGGCGGAGCCCGGGCAGGCCGAGGGCAGGCAGGGGCCGCGGGGAGCCAGCCCCGATGCCCTCCGCTCCGGGATCACCCCCGGCCTCGGTCAAAGCGGTGTAAACATCTAAAAGGAGCTGGTCAGGGAACAAAACCCAGCACGAAGCGGAGCATTTCCCTGGACTTTTAGATCATTTACACGGACATTTTGCTCGGTACAACGTGATTCATTCTATTCCCTTTAGCCTGTGTCCGCACGACAGCGGAGAAACCCACGAGCCGCCCCTGCTTGTTACTGACTTGCTTGGAGCCAGATTCGTCTGCAGGAGCCCGAACGCCCAAATCCCTCCCGAAAATGTCGGCGCTAATGGATTACG is a window encoding:
- the BARX1 gene encoding homeobox protein BarH-like 1, with translation MQHPLELGAARYFPAEAFPDHRSHRYRSFMIEEILTDPPDAKGAAPAGELLKFGVQALLSARPYHNHLAVLKAEPAAVFKFPLAPLGCSGLGSALLAAGSGLQGGSASPHLPLELHLRGKLEPGPPEPGKAKKGRRSRTVFTELQLMGLEKRFEKQKYLSTPDRIDLAESLGLSQLQVKTWYQNRRMKWKKIVLQGGGLESPTKPKGRPKKNSIPSSEQLSEQERARDAEKPPESLGSPAEVSQEE